A window of the Apostichopus japonicus isolate 1M-3 chromosome 8, ASM3797524v1, whole genome shotgun sequence genome harbors these coding sequences:
- the LOC139971219 gene encoding uncharacterized protein: MLPGSTNPNAQTLHGNNISSYFASENYTTLDYIKRRERTNDADNTSSKVSVPLTKSPNIVYDTRQELTPEGSSSVVTLKTRQFGLRRPLSPSLTFDEIREQSICHEEFADKPYSTVISRAGPLHYDDCFPLLMARSSDAEDKDNIQVQTETRRMSTVTTNYTTGRIKLKGLDSGQSMNLSVFPVLHKDLSSSSEDEDDSVAHEEDCDEDNDDDVFEKEPPLVPMYRRMTLTTSNDTDLISNGLSNSSRRRPSITAGSQPRKPLARLMGRQGPKVMRRRSIASNAISADHFRALQIIRERMRNTTLEEEEDEEDDGSLTEEDEYHLKHAESTMLHLDKNLNTLETFLNRIELTLDKEDAAPGLLSDKTSDFFSRSLQSIFPPAENNDDNICETSSESDDDDNATFW; the protein is encoded by the coding sequence ATGCTTCCTGGAAGTACAAATCCAAACGCTCAAACGTTACATGGGAACAACATCTCCAGTTACTTTGCTTCAGAAAACTATACAACTTTAGACTACATTAAACGCAGGGAAAGAACAAACGATGCCGACAATACTTCGAGCAAAGTGTCCGTGCCTCTGACCAAAAGTCCTAACATAGTGTATGACACTAGGCAAGAATTGACACCGGAAGGTAGTAGCTCAGTGGTAACGTTAAAGACCCGTCAATTTGGGTTGAGGAGGCCATTAAGTCCTTCTTTAACATTCGACGAAATCCGAGAGCAATCGATATGCCACGAGGAGTTTGCCGACAAACCATACAGTACGGTCATTTCCCGGGCGGGACCGTTGCACTACGACGATTGTTTCCCTCTCTTGATGGCGAGAAGTTCCGATGCGGAGGATAAAGACAACATACAGGTACAGACTGAGACAAGACGAATGTCTACGGTTACCACTAACTACACCACAGGTAGAATCAAACTAAAAGGTCTAGATTCCGGGCAAAGTATGAACCTCTCCGTCTTTCCGGTTTTACACAAAGATTTATCTTCAAGCTCTGAAGACGAAGACGATAGTGTAGCTCATGAAGAAGACTGCGACGaagataatgatgatgatgtatttGAAAAAGAACCGCCTCTGGTTCCGATGTATCGACGTATGACGTTAACCACATCGAATGACACCGATTTGATCTCAAACGGTTTGTCGAATTCTAGTCGAAGACGTCCTTCGATCACTGCTGGCAGTCAACCCAGAAAACCACTAGCCAGGTTGATGGGCAGACAAGGGCCAAAGGTCATGCGCAGACGGTCCATTGCCTCAAATGCAATTTCTGCTGATCACTTTCGCGCCTTACAAATTATCAGAGAGCGCATGCGCAACACTACCCttgaagaagaggaagacgaGGAAGATGATGGTTCATTGACAGAAGAGGATGAGTATCATTTAAAACACGCCGAATCGACGATGCTCCATTTGGACAAGAACCTAAACACACtggaaacatttttaaataGGATCGAATTAACATTAGATAAAGAAGATGCAGCTCCTGGACTTTTATCCGACAAAACAAGTGATTTTTTCTCACGAAGTCTGCAGTCGATATTTCCTCCCGCcgaaaataatgatgataatatt